One segment of Capnocytophaga sp. oral taxon 878 DNA contains the following:
- a CDS encoding leucine-rich repeat protein produces MKTTTLILTAAVVVGSALTGCSKKDNGDDQKFSVSTSAVTVEAGKVETFRVTAKSTKVKSDNESIAKADAVDGTILVKVTGVKEGKTNVTITEGSNRAIVQVTVTPQKNNNPSAVLQVDNSILFLQRGVEVEITNRVIKSSGNITIEAPNTAVATVRQAGNNLFVKGVGEGVSGDIRIKDNGSNEEISIPVYVIVPFKAPTLPAQITVGDNQTVALTGVYNTNIVENGRYDRVKVTSNNGKADITLVTEDVKNNVGQKTGEKVTGFTITGKNAGTAAITLTNGDGQTLNLSFEVVNFTANTYFNVDANGVLTVKPGVTLPTKVVLPSNAKKVAAGAFVGQLNVQEINFNNVTEIEGKLFTSRRDNVAPLVNVTTIIMPNVKIIGDSAFRNAKKLTKVEFPATLTHLGQYAFSSCSALQHVAFRGNLPKGLGPITATLVNGKYEDPEEHDKYLAQVFTLGPGVRYLYINNPEGLENGTPRKRIFKDKFGESNFRAGSAESVKDISEFR; encoded by the coding sequence ATGAAAACTACAACCCTTATTTTAACAGCAGCTGTAGTTGTGGGGTCTGCTCTTACTGGGTGCAGCAAAAAAGATAATGGCGACGACCAAAAATTTTCTGTATCAACATCAGCAGTAACTGTAGAAGCAGGTAAAGTAGAAACTTTTAGAGTAACTGCAAAAAGTACCAAAGTAAAATCAGATAACGAAAGCATTGCCAAAGCCGATGCTGTCGATGGTACTATCCTTGTAAAAGTAACAGGTGTTAAAGAAGGTAAAACCAATGTTACTATTACCGAAGGTAGCAACAGAGCTATCGTACAAGTAACAGTTACCCCTCAAAAAAATAACAACCCTTCAGCTGTACTACAGGTAGATAACTCTATTCTTTTCCTACAAAGAGGCGTAGAAGTAGAGATTACCAACCGTGTAATTAAAAGTTCTGGCAACATAACTATTGAAGCTCCTAATACCGCAGTAGCTACCGTACGCCAAGCTGGTAACAATTTGTTCGTAAAAGGTGTTGGCGAAGGAGTTAGCGGCGATATCCGTATCAAAGATAATGGCTCTAATGAAGAAATCAGTATCCCTGTATACGTAATCGTACCTTTCAAAGCCCCTACACTACCCGCACAAATTACCGTGGGCGATAACCAAACCGTTGCGCTTACCGGAGTATATAACACCAATATCGTAGAAAACGGACGTTATGACCGAGTGAAAGTAACCTCAAATAACGGTAAAGCCGATATTACATTAGTTACTGAAGATGTAAAAAATAATGTAGGACAAAAAACAGGCGAAAAAGTAACAGGATTCACCATTACCGGTAAAAATGCAGGTACCGCTGCTATCACCCTTACCAATGGCGATGGGCAAACACTTAACCTAAGCTTCGAAGTAGTTAATTTCACAGCAAATACCTATTTCAATGTAGATGCCAATGGCGTACTAACAGTAAAACCAGGCGTAACCCTACCTACCAAAGTAGTATTACCAAGCAATGCCAAAAAAGTAGCAGCAGGCGCTTTCGTAGGTCAGCTTAACGTACAAGAAATTAACTTCAATAACGTTACCGAAATTGAAGGCAAACTCTTTACAAGTAGAAGAGATAACGTAGCCCCTCTTGTAAATGTTACCACAATCATAATGCCTAATGTAAAAATAATAGGTGATTCAGCTTTCCGTAATGCCAAGAAATTAACAAAAGTAGAATTCCCAGCAACTTTAACACACTTAGGACAATATGCCTTCAGTTCTTGTTCTGCCCTTCAGCACGTAGCATTCAGAGGTAATCTCCCAAAAGGATTAGGCCCTATAACAGCTACCCTAGTAAATGGAAAATATGAAGATCCAGAAGAACACGACAAATACTTAGCACAAGTATTTACCTTAGGACCAGGCGTTAGATATCTATATATTAATAATCCCGAAGGATTAGAAAATGGTACACCTAGAAAAAGAATTTTCAAAGATAAATTCGGCGAAAGTAACTTCAGAGCTGGTTCAGCAGAGTCAGTAAAAGATATCTCAGAATTTAGATAG
- a CDS encoding molecular chaperone DjiA, whose protein sequence is MNWTLIIIFYLLFMLFRKITGNHSGQARNFRNFNNPYDYQDNDISPASFELNLLSLCTLVIRANGRVTQDELDFVRNQFVRQYGKERANAVFRTFNQLKGREISAQRVAGYVRMRTNYETRLQILYFLFGIAQSDGFVSADEVEQIEQIAFYLQIEKEDYISIKAMFTTQGRSSSGSYNTQSSPDAYAILGIRPEATDAEVKQAYRAMAKKYHPDKVITEDEAIKKGAEEKFKQVQQAYEQIARQRGMS, encoded by the coding sequence ATGAATTGGACTCTTATTATCATTTTCTACTTGCTTTTTATGCTGTTTAGGAAAATAACAGGTAACCATAGCGGGCAAGCAAGAAATTTCAGGAATTTTAATAACCCTTATGACTATCAAGATAACGATATATCACCTGCAAGTTTTGAACTAAACTTGCTCTCACTCTGCACACTTGTTATCAGAGCTAATGGGCGCGTTACCCAAGATGAATTAGACTTCGTACGTAATCAATTTGTTCGACAGTATGGAAAGGAAAGAGCAAATGCTGTATTTCGTACCTTTAATCAGCTAAAGGGGAGAGAAATATCGGCACAGCGCGTGGCTGGCTATGTGCGTATGCGTACCAATTATGAAACACGCTTGCAAATACTGTATTTCTTATTCGGTATAGCCCAGTCGGATGGGTTTGTAAGTGCCGACGAAGTGGAACAAATAGAGCAAATTGCCTTTTATCTGCAAATAGAAAAAGAAGATTATATAAGTATTAAGGCAATGTTCACCACTCAAGGAAGAAGTAGTAGTGGTAGTTATAACACTCAATCAAGCCCTGATGCTTATGCTATACTGGGCATACGCCCCGAGGCTACTGATGCCGAAGTAAAACAGGCGTATAGGGCTATGGCAAAAAAATATCACCCTGATAAGGTGATAACGGAAGATGAGGCTATTAAAAAAGGCGCTGAAGAGAAGTTTAAGCAAGTGCAACAAGCCTATGAACAAATAGCCAGACAGCGGGGAATGAGTTAA
- the rpiB gene encoding ribose 5-phosphate isomerase B, giving the protein MKIAIGNDHAGVDYKNAIINALQAEGIEVLNCGTNTNDSVDYPDFGHAVAKALEKGEAELGIVICGSGNGIAMTVNKHPQARCAVCWTKELAALARAHNNANVISIPARFTAIEQAVEIVRTFLATDFEGGRHERRVQKI; this is encoded by the coding sequence ATGAAAATAGCTATCGGGAATGACCACGCAGGTGTGGATTACAAGAATGCGATTATTAATGCCTTACAAGCTGAGGGCATAGAGGTACTGAACTGTGGTACTAATACCAATGACAGTGTAGATTACCCTGATTTTGGGCACGCTGTAGCAAAGGCTCTGGAAAAGGGTGAGGCAGAGCTGGGTATTGTGATTTGTGGTAGTGGTAATGGTATTGCAATGACTGTGAACAAACACCCACAAGCGCGCTGTGCGGTATGCTGGACTAAAGAACTTGCTGCCTTGGCTAGGGCTCATAACAATGCTAATGTGATTAGTATACCGGCACGATTCACGGCTATAGAACAGGCTGTGGAGATTGTGCGTACCTTCTTGGCTACAGATTTTGAAGGAGGGCGCCACGAAAGGCGGGTACAGAAAATATAA
- the rpsU gene encoding 30S ribosomal protein S21: MLIIPIKDGESIDKALKRYKRKFDRTGVVRQLREKQHFTKPSVRRRNEIQKAQYIQHLRDQEEI; encoded by the coding sequence ATGTTAATAATCCCAATTAAAGACGGCGAAAGCATTGATAAAGCCCTAAAACGTTACAAACGTAAATTCGACCGCACAGGTGTAGTACGCCAGCTACGTGAAAAACAACATTTCACCAAGCCATCAGTACGCCGCCGTAACGAAATACAAAAGGCTCAATACATTCAGCACTTACGCGATCAAGAAGAAATATAA
- the nrdD gene encoding anaerobic ribonucleoside-triphosphate reductase, whose product MSKFTKLTEKQLTTKRNFIENYLTSHNAATGSLFDANANVAHKNIATMEAELNKDINIQVNRSLVSHKIEELFGRGLAEEYIRQIEEHEIYVHDETSLKPYCVSVSMYPLLLEGLLKLGGESKAPRHLASYCGSFVNFLFSVSSQFAGAVATVEFLMYFDYFARKDFGIDYLDVHRDVIENELQHVVYAINQPAAARGYQSVFWNISLYDRPYFDSMFGTFVYPDGSRPEYESLDRLQRFFMHWFNIERSKAILTFPVVTAAMLTKDKRVYDEAFGRFCAKELSEGNAFFIYQSDNADSLASCCRLRNEISDNTFSYSLGAGGVSTGSINVITINMNRLYQKGLSLERTLDNIHKYQVAYRAIVQDYKDAGMLPVYDAGFISLDKQFLTIGINGMVEAAEFLGIEISDNANYKAFINKNLKLIYDKNKEAKAKYGFMFNTEFVPAENLGVKNAAWDKADGLMVPRDCYNSYFYIVEDDSLNIIDKFYLHGNDYIQYLDGGSAYHCNLEEYPTQEGFYKLLNVAAQTGCNYFCFNICVTVCNDCGYINKHTHNHCTECGSGNVDYATRVIGYLKRITNFSKDRQVEAKKRYYANAAV is encoded by the coding sequence ATGAGTAAATTCACAAAACTTACTGAAAAACAACTTACTACGAAGCGTAATTTTATTGAAAATTACCTTACTTCACACAATGCTGCTACGGGTTCCCTCTTTGATGCTAATGCGAATGTAGCTCATAAAAATATTGCTACTATGGAGGCTGAACTTAATAAGGATATTAACATACAGGTGAACCGCTCGCTTGTTTCGCACAAGATTGAGGAGCTGTTTGGTAGGGGGCTTGCGGAGGAATATATTCGTCAGATTGAGGAGCATGAGATTTATGTGCATGATGAGACGAGCTTGAAGCCTTATTGTGTAAGTGTATCGATGTATCCTTTGTTATTGGAGGGATTGTTAAAGTTGGGTGGTGAGAGTAAAGCGCCTCGGCACTTGGCGAGTTATTGTGGTTCGTTTGTGAACTTTTTATTTTCGGTATCGTCACAGTTTGCGGGTGCGGTGGCTACGGTAGAATTTTTGATGTATTTTGATTATTTTGCTCGGAAGGATTTTGGTATAGATTACCTTGATGTGCATCGTGATGTGATTGAGAATGAGCTTCAGCATGTGGTATATGCTATCAATCAGCCTGCTGCGGCGCGTGGATATCAGTCTGTTTTTTGGAATATATCATTATATGATCGTCCTTATTTTGATTCGATGTTTGGTACCTTTGTATATCCTGATGGTAGTAGGCCTGAATATGAATCATTGGATAGGTTGCAACGTTTTTTTATGCATTGGTTTAATATTGAGCGTAGTAAGGCGATACTTACATTTCCGGTAGTAACGGCTGCTATGCTTACTAAGGATAAGAGGGTGTATGATGAGGCTTTTGGTAGGTTTTGTGCTAAAGAATTGAGTGAGGGGAATGCTTTTTTTATTTACCAATCGGATAATGCGGATTCATTGGCGAGCTGTTGTAGGTTGCGCAATGAGATTTCGGACAATACTTTTAGTTACTCATTGGGTGCGGGAGGGGTTTCGACAGGTAGTATTAATGTGATTACTATCAATATGAATAGGTTGTACCAAAAGGGCTTATCATTGGAGCGTACTTTGGATAATATTCATAAGTACCAAGTGGCTTACCGTGCTATAGTGCAAGATTATAAGGATGCTGGTATGCTGCCGGTGTATGATGCTGGGTTTATTTCATTGGATAAGCAATTTCTTACCATAGGTATTAATGGGATGGTAGAGGCTGCTGAGTTTTTGGGGATTGAGATATCGGATAACGCAAATTATAAGGCGTTTATTAACAAGAACCTGAAACTTATATATGATAAGAATAAGGAGGCTAAGGCTAAATATGGCTTTATGTTTAATACGGAGTTTGTTCCTGCCGAGAATTTGGGTGTGAAGAATGCTGCTTGGGATAAGGCTGATGGGCTTATGGTGCCTCGTGATTGTTATAACTCATATTTTTACATAGTAGAAGATGATAGCTTGAATATTATTGATAAGTTCTACCTTCATGGGAATGATTATATACAGTATTTGGATGGGGGCTCGGCTTATCATTGTAATTTGGAGGAATATCCTACGCAAGAGGGTTTTTATAAACTGCTGAATGTAGCTGCGCAAACTGGTTGTAATTATTTCTGCTTTAATATATGCGTAACTGTGTGCAATGACTGTGGGTATATAAATAAACATACTCATAACCATTGTACTGAATGTGGATCGGGTAATGTAGATTATGCTACGCGTGTGATAGGGTATTTAAAGCGTATTACTAATTTCTCAAAAGACCGACAGGTAGAGGCTAAAAAGCGCTATTATGCAAATGCTGCGGTATAG
- a CDS encoding AraC family transcriptional regulator, which yields MKNEIQLPLVNNEEDLRNYYNGVSDKIGTFVLEQELIGSYTYYRWLAHIKEDVSFKGLIDIPSVRLYFITQTCKGLQIEIDGQYCLAKAGTHNIFFGNEPCYGKDVFHHTDTIEVFTLAIDAQQFELMANAYPEVFASYYEQYERGGNFILSPQKTIPITFAIQTALGQLQQATLMGKAARPYADLKVQELFLLQLGQAEALPKQHTYCKSQTDIDKMHQVQQLITANLETSLSITDLARAVGVNEKKLCYGFKEVFGTTVFGYLYDYKMQLAQKLLKEGNKTVTEIALACGYDYVSHFSSAFKKKFGISPKKLANE from the coding sequence ATGAAGAATGAAATACAATTACCTTTGGTAAATAATGAAGAAGACCTACGTAATTATTACAATGGAGTGAGTGATAAAATAGGTACTTTTGTATTGGAACAAGAACTAATAGGCAGTTATACTTACTATCGGTGGCTAGCGCATATAAAGGAAGATGTAAGTTTTAAAGGATTGATTGATATTCCGTCGGTGCGATTATATTTCATAACCCAAACCTGTAAGGGGCTGCAAATAGAGATTGACGGGCAGTATTGCCTTGCCAAAGCAGGTACTCATAATATATTTTTTGGCAATGAACCTTGTTATGGGAAAGATGTTTTTCATCATACTGATACTATTGAAGTGTTTACTCTTGCTATAGATGCCCAACAGTTTGAACTGATGGCTAATGCATATCCAGAAGTATTTGCTTCTTACTATGAGCAGTATGAACGTGGGGGTAACTTTATTCTCTCTCCTCAAAAAACCATTCCTATTACTTTTGCTATTCAAACAGCCTTAGGACAGCTACAGCAGGCAACATTAATGGGTAAGGCAGCACGCCCATACGCTGATTTAAAAGTGCAAGAGCTTTTCTTATTACAATTAGGACAAGCAGAAGCATTGCCTAAGCAGCATACTTATTGTAAAAGCCAAACAGATATAGATAAAATGCATCAAGTGCAACAACTTATCACTGCCAATTTGGAAACAAGCCTTAGCATTACTGATTTGGCACGAGCTGTAGGGGTGAATGAGAAAAAACTATGTTATGGGTTTAAAGAAGTATTTGGTACAACAGTTTTTGGTTATCTGTATGATTATAAGATGCAACTAGCACAAAAACTATTAAAAGAAGGTAACAAAACAGTAACTGAAATAGCCTTAGCCTGTGGTTATGACTATGTATCACATTTTTCAAGTGCTTTTAAGAAGAAATTTGGTATAAGCCCCAAAAAATTAGCCAATGAATAG
- a CDS encoding type IV secretion protein Rhs — MKKIVALTLLATTISFAQNNKKNGWERANLQGKVKSIVQAGFTINESGQEIPMNTEMLTEYDKKGKTIKMSSKRQGATINFIDVYDEKGLIIESASRDDSNTLLSKNVYEYDERGNLTKHDLETPDGNSFMTRLNAYDSNDRLIERQECVAGICDDKTTYTYGSNNKVSEETRYDKDKVTKKIVYTYDANGNVTEKSVYAGDNTLQQRVLSVFDKNNNEVKVSYLDKDGKTTKTETYEYTYDKKKNWIKKKITINGTPSAILVQTIKYYN; from the coding sequence ATGAAAAAAATTGTAGCTTTAACTCTATTAGCCACCACCATCAGCTTTGCCCAAAACAATAAGAAAAACGGATGGGAACGCGCCAACCTACAAGGCAAAGTTAAAAGTATTGTACAAGCAGGGTTCACTATCAACGAAAGCGGACAGGAAATACCTATGAACACCGAAATGCTTACCGAGTACGATAAAAAAGGTAAAACCATCAAGATGAGTTCTAAAAGACAAGGCGCTACCATTAACTTTATCGATGTGTATGATGAAAAAGGACTAATAATAGAGTCCGCCTCTCGTGACGATTCCAATACCCTACTATCCAAAAACGTATATGAGTACGATGAGCGCGGTAACCTTACCAAGCACGACTTGGAAACCCCCGATGGCAATTCATTTATGACACGCCTTAACGCCTATGATAGTAACGACCGCCTTATTGAACGCCAAGAATGTGTAGCAGGAATATGTGACGACAAAACCACCTACACTTATGGTTCTAACAATAAAGTATCGGAGGAAACACGTTATGACAAAGATAAGGTAACCAAAAAAATAGTATATACCTATGATGCAAATGGTAATGTTACCGAAAAAAGCGTATACGCAGGTGATAACACCCTACAACAGCGCGTACTTTCAGTTTTTGACAAAAATAATAACGAAGTAAAAGTATCATACCTTGACAAAGACGGTAAGACTACCAAAACAGAAACTTACGAGTATACCTACGATAAGAAGAAAAACTGGATAAAGAAAAAAATAACCATTAATGGCACCCCTTCTGCCATATTGGTACAAACTATAAAATATTACAATTGA
- a CDS encoding class I SAM-dependent methyltransferase — protein MNKIPETMLITLWAKATENQERKPLLRDPKAAEIIAKINYDFTKFKKAKFSQAGVCIRAHLIDQETRNFISQHPDAVIIQLGAGLDARYERLGNPTVTHWYDLDLPEVIAIRKQFFQETDNHSFLAMSLFDTAWIQLVKSHHKPVLIIIEGVLMYFPPAQVKDFMLHLTREFDTATLLFDMLAYALVGHAKNHDSLSAMDKDRRPEFQWSEKDSLTLQQWHPKLKVTKEYFMSDYNQGRYPFIFRMLYKIPYFYKRFNQRVLTVTITNV, from the coding sequence ATGAATAAAATACCCGAAACTATGCTTATAACCCTATGGGCTAAAGCAACTGAAAATCAAGAACGCAAACCCCTATTACGCGACCCAAAAGCTGCCGAAATCATTGCCAAAATAAACTATGATTTCACCAAATTCAAAAAAGCCAAATTCTCGCAGGCAGGCGTATGCATACGCGCACACCTCATTGATCAGGAAACCCGTAACTTCATATCCCAGCACCCCGATGCAGTTATAATCCAACTCGGTGCAGGACTCGATGCCCGTTATGAGCGTTTAGGCAACCCCACCGTCACCCATTGGTACGATCTGGATTTGCCCGAAGTAATTGCCATACGAAAACAGTTTTTCCAAGAAACCGATAATCACAGCTTCTTAGCAATGTCATTATTCGATACCGCTTGGATACAGCTCGTAAAATCCCACCACAAGCCAGTCCTTATCATTATCGAAGGCGTACTTATGTATTTTCCACCCGCTCAGGTAAAAGATTTTATGCTGCATCTCACCCGCGAATTTGATACAGCCACCCTCCTTTTTGATATGCTCGCCTACGCCCTAGTAGGGCACGCCAAAAACCACGATAGCCTTAGCGCTATGGACAAAGACCGCCGCCCCGAGTTTCAATGGAGCGAAAAAGATAGCCTCACCCTACAACAATGGCACCCCAAACTAAAAGTAACCAAAGAATATTTTATGAGCGATTACAACCAAGGCCGCTACCCTTTCATATTCCGAATGCTATACAAAATACCCTATTTCTACAAGCGCTTTAATCAAAGAGTGCTTACAGTAACTATAACCAATGTATAG
- a CDS encoding TatD family hydrolase yields MYYLDVHSHNGHSTADTLVIRNQYPITADTSEPFSVGIHPWYTDNWEAQWEALLPIAMHPNCWAIGECGLDKNMATPLALQQEIFLKHVQLSEELGLPLIIHCVKAYAEIIALKKKTHPQQLWVLHGFRKNKEVAQSLIAQGIALSFGAALGYDKRLQEVFEWVPEEYRFLESDDTDIRVSEVKVKIA; encoded by the coding sequence ATGTACTACCTTGATGTACATTCGCATAATGGGCACTCCACCGCCGATACGCTGGTTATACGTAACCAATATCCTATAACGGCTGATACTTCTGAGCCTTTTTCGGTAGGGATTCACCCTTGGTATACGGATAATTGGGAAGCCCAGTGGGAGGCGTTATTGCCTATAGCTATGCACCCTAACTGCTGGGCTATAGGTGAGTGTGGCTTGGATAAAAATATGGCTACCCCACTGGCTTTGCAGCAAGAAATCTTCTTGAAACACGTACAGCTATCGGAAGAGTTGGGGCTTCCGCTTATCATACATTGTGTGAAGGCTTATGCTGAAATTATTGCCTTAAAGAAAAAGACTCACCCACAGCAGCTGTGGGTATTACACGGTTTTAGGAAGAATAAGGAAGTGGCACAGAGCCTTATAGCGCAGGGTATAGCGCTATCGTTTGGGGCGGCTTTGGGATATGATAAGAGGCTGCAGGAGGTTTTTGAGTGGGTGCCTGAAGAGTATAGGTTTTTGGAGAGTGATGACACTGACATAAGGGTAAGTGAAGTAAAAGTAAAAATTGCGTGA
- the nrdG gene encoding anaerobic ribonucleoside-triphosphate reductase activating protein gives MQMLRYSSYNIVLQEVPNEISLCFTITGCKLACEGCHSEYTWDGSKGEVLTNELLQSLLTKYNGMISCVLFMGGEWEADRLLSLIFQVKCKQLKTALYTGLNLKQVQRQCPELLACLDYIKTGKWLPKLGGLNSPTTNQEFLNLQTGEVMNYLFRK, from the coding sequence ATGCAAATGCTGCGGTATAGTAGTTATAATATAGTATTGCAAGAAGTACCTAACGAAATATCTTTGTGTTTTACTATTACTGGTTGTAAGTTGGCGTGCGAGGGTTGCCATTCCGAATATACTTGGGATGGCAGTAAGGGAGAAGTGCTTACTAATGAATTGTTACAAAGCCTTCTTACCAAATACAATGGTATGATAAGCTGTGTGCTTTTTATGGGTGGGGAGTGGGAGGCCGATAGGCTGCTATCACTTATCTTTCAGGTAAAATGTAAGCAACTTAAAACTGCCCTCTACACAGGGTTAAACCTCAAACAAGTGCAACGCCAATGCCCTGAACTCCTTGCTTGCTTGGATTATATTAAAACTGGAAAATGGTTACCTAAGCTTGGTGGTTTAAATAGTCCTACTACCAACCAGGAGTTCCTGAACTTACAAACTGGTGAAGTGATGAATTACCTTTTCAGAAAATAA
- a CDS encoding DUF3800 domain-containing protein — protein MKTFNFYCDESCHLENDNFPYMLIGYVSSAYNQVKLHTEKIKQLKKEYCIPYELKWNHLSKSAMELYKELIDYFFATDLQYRAIVIDKNQLKHQQFQQTHDDFYYKMYYQLIQKKLSSEYNYNIYLDIKDTRSAEKVNGLKNYLNNNFVSVRNLQNIRSHESELMQLTDIITGALSYYLRKENKVIAKNKIVDRIAQHAGQALNQSSPRSEQKFNLFFIDLK, from the coding sequence ATGAAGACATTTAATTTCTATTGTGATGAAAGTTGCCATTTAGAAAATGATAATTTTCCATATATGCTTATTGGTTATGTAAGTAGTGCTTACAACCAAGTAAAACTACATACAGAGAAAATTAAACAACTAAAAAAAGAGTATTGTATTCCTTATGAATTGAAATGGAATCACCTTTCAAAATCAGCAATGGAACTGTATAAAGAGCTTATAGATTATTTTTTTGCCACTGACTTACAGTACAGAGCTATTGTAATAGACAAAAATCAGCTAAAACATCAACAATTTCAACAGACACATGATGATTTTTACTATAAAATGTACTATCAATTAATTCAGAAAAAACTATCATCTGAATATAATTACAATATTTATTTAGATATAAAGGATACACGAAGTGCAGAGAAAGTAAATGGACTGAAAAACTATTTAAATAATAATTTTGTATCTGTTCGTAACCTTCAAAATATACGTTCACATGAAAGTGAATTAATGCAACTTACTGATATTATCACAGGGGCGTTGTCTTACTATTTGAGAAAAGAAAACAAAGTAATAGCTAAAAACAAAATTGTAGATAGAATAGCACAACACGCAGGACAAGCACTCAACCAATCTAGTCCGAGAAGCGAACAAAAGTTTAACCTTTTTTTTATAGACTTAAAATAA